Proteins from a genomic interval of Trifolium pratense cultivar HEN17-A07 linkage group LG6, ARS_RC_1.1, whole genome shotgun sequence:
- the LOC123888562 gene encoding probable protein phosphatase 2C 65 has translation MGGCCSHDVSVRGRVESEVDSGDYEDYEDINDVMYENDGAIVRLRGFSKSVSMYTQQGKKGVNQDSMTVWEDYTGEQGVIFCGVFDGHGPLGHKVSQFIRDNLPSKLSEAIKMAQQKSSMKYYDANDADTETFHDAYNDSNRHNNISLASWEGCFLKSFDEMDDHLAQEVNTDSYCSGCTAVTLIKQGDQLIVGNLGDSRAVLCMKDRDHLISVQLTVDLKPDIPSEASRIFNCEGRVFAAEEEPDVYRIWMPDDDCPGLAMSRAFGDFCLKDYGLIASPDVFYRKITEQDEFVVLATDGIWDVLTNDEVVNIVASAPKKSTAAKLLVKRAVRAWRYKYPGSKIDDCAAICLFLDDQPVLSHSQSMNMRRSRNHRSKHSGSKHSRSRRKSEDNETVAGKVGVQLDEEWKALGGLARANSISKLPRLARNMSKRQSSKRLNGS, from the exons ATGGGTGGCTGTTGCAGCCACGATGTTTCTGTTCGAGGCAGAGTGGAAAGTGAGGTTGATTCTGGAGATTATGAGGATTATGAGGATATTAATGATGTCATGTATGAAAATGATGGAGCAATTGTTAGGTTAAGAGGATTTTCTAAGTCTGTATCAATGTATACACAACAGGGTAAGAAAGGTGTTAACCAAGATTCAATGACTGTTTGGGAG GACTATACCGGAGAACAAGGCGTGATCTTTTGCGGTGTGTTCGATGGTCATGGTCCTCTAGGACACAAAGTTTCGCAATTTATCCGTGACAATCTACCCTCAAAACTATCTGAAGCAATCAAAATGGCACAACAGAAGTCGTCCATGAAATACTATGATGCCAATGATGCAGATACCGAAACTTTCCACGATGCCTACAATGATAGTAACCGCCATAACAACATATCCCTTGCTTCATGGGAAGGATGTTTTCTGAAATCCTTCGATGAAATGGATGATCATCTTGCTCAGGAAGTTAACACTGATAGCTATTGCAGTGGTTGCACAGCTGTAACTCTAATTAAACAG GGGGACCAGTTGATAGTCGGAAATTTGGGCGATTCTCGTGCAGTTCTTTGCATGAAGGATAGAGATCACCTTATTTCTGTTCAGCTTACCGTAGACTTGAAACCGGATATTCCAA GTGAAGCGTCAAGAATCTTTAACTGTGAAGGTAGAGTTTTCGCTGCAGAAGAAGAACCGGATGTATACAGAATATGGATGCCTGATGATGACTGTCCTGGACTAGCTATGTCAAGAGCCTTTGGAGACTTTTGCCTAAAAGATTATGGCCTCATTGCATCTCCAGATGTGTTTTATCGAAAAATTACCGAACAAGATGAATTTGTTGTTTTGGCAACTGATGGG ATATGGGATGTGCTGACAAACGATGAAGTAGTAAACATAGTTGCATCAGCGCCAAAAAAGTCAACAGCAGCAAAATTATTAGTAAAGCGCGCGGTTAGAGCCTGGAGATACAAGTATCCCGGCTCAAAGATCGACGATTGTGCAGCTATATGCTTATTTCTTGACGATCAACCCGTTCTGTCACATTCTCAATCCATGAATATGAGAAGAAGTCGAAATCATCGCAGCAAACACTCAGGAAGCAAGCACTCAAGATCACGTAGAAAAAGTGAAGATAATGAAACTGTGGCTGGAAAAGTTGGAGTTCAATTGGATGAAGAATGGAAAGCACTTGGAGGGTTAGCTAGAGCAAATTCAATATCAAAACTTCCAAGACTTGCTAGAAATATGAGTAAAAGACAATCATCTAAACGCCTTAATGGAAGTTAA